From the Bacillus alveayuensis genome, the window TAAGCTGCGTCAATCACCGCCAAATAGTATGTTAAATCTGGATCATAGCCTTTTAATATGCCAATCCCGATATGCCCGTTAATTTCCACCTTACATTCCGTTACGTAAACTTCCCCTAAGTAGAACAAACTGTTCTTAGCTGTTTCTCGAACTTTTACCATCACTAAACCGTCGTTCGGTTCTTCAATTGTTGTCACTACATATTTGCCTAATATTTCTCGTGCTAATGTGACAGCAACGTTTCGATCTCCGTTGATTAAAATTTCCGTTCTTCTTTTTCTTTTCATCCTCACCCCTCCTCAATTGATGAACTGTTTCACTGCTTTAAGCATAGCTTGTTGCCAAGTCGATAAACTTTAAAAAATAGTTAATTCCGTTAATTTTTTGTAAATCTTTTTTTAAGGCTTTGTTAACATGCATAAAAAAAAGAGATTCCTTAACCGAATCTCTCCATGAAATCATTATTCAAATAACAAAGTTAAAACAATCACTTCGATAGAAAATTTCTGTATGTTCTAGTACAGTTCCAGTTTTTTGATCGATACATCCTGTTTCCAATACTAAAAGCGGGATTAAACATGGACATTCTAGTATTTCCCATTCAAACTTTGTCGGAAATATAACCTTTAATAAGCTTGACTTCGACGCAAATTCAGTAAAACCGTTCTTTTGATAATATTCAAACATAGACGTGATTTTCTTGCCATATGAATCAATATCATCAAATACGGATTTGGCCACATAAGAAACATGTAAGGCAATCGGTCGATCATTTACGAGACGCAGCCGGCCAATTTTAAATACTCTATCCGTTTCCTCCACACTGAGGGAATGATAAATACCT encodes:
- a CDS encoding alpha-D-ribose 1-methylphosphonate 5-triphosphate synthase subunit PhnG (product_source=KO:K06166; cath_funfam=3.30.70.100; cog=COG3624; ko=KO:K06166; pfam=PF06754; tigrfam=TIGR03293), encoding MKRKRRTEILINGDRNVAVTLAREILGKYVVTTIEEPNDGLVMVKVRETAKNSLFYLGEVYVTECKVEINGHIGIGILKGYDPDLTYYLAVIDAAYHAQLQETDKWKEALLAEEARINERRKKSFRKVLKTKVNFETMDV
- a CDS encoding GntR family transcriptional regulator (product_source=KO:K03710; cath_funfam=1.10.10.10; cog=COG2188; ko=KO:K03710; pfam=PF00392,PF07702; smart=SM00345,SM00866; superfamily=64288): MTEEMKILDKLLSDIHSGRYDANDKLPSENELADQFKVPRMTVRKVYERLQEMGYIYSQQGKGSYVKDRQMQIPLVLSGNESFTKKMLGLGYPFRSKNIFCEEIDYHQGIYHSLSVEETDRVFKIGRLRLVNDRPIALHVSYVAKSVFDDIDSYGKKITSMFEYYQKNGFTEFASKSSLLKVIFPTKFEWEILECPCLIPLLVLETGCIDQKTGTVLEHTEIFYRSDCFNFVI